GACCTCTGCCCCTCCACTGACCCCAGCAAAGTAGATATCGCGACTCTGCAACCGCCCTTACTCACAGCCCCGCAAATTTGATCGAATCAACATTAGGGTAGATCAGGGTCTGTTGAATCAGATAGAATAGAAAATGCTGTCTTTATTTGAGAGAAACTAGGCAATTCATGGCTAAGAAAAGCATGATTGAGCGGGAAAAGCGTCGCCAGAAGTTGGTTGACAAGTACGCTCAAAAACGGGAAGAGCTACAAGAACAGTTTTCCCAAGCGACTACCCAACAAGCAAAGCTTGAAATTCATCGCAAAATTCAACAGTTACCTCGTAACAGTGCTCCCACTCGCTTGCGGAATCGCTGCTGGGTGACAGGTCGTCCTAGAGGCTACTATGGCGACTTTGGTTTGTCTCGTCACGTGTTCCGGGAAATGGCCCACGAAGGTCTGCTGCCCGGAGTGGTCAAGTCTAGCTGGTAAACAGATTTTGGATTTTAGGTTTTGGATTAGTGAGAAATTTCTATCCAAAATCCAAAATCCAAGATCTACTTAGCCACAATTAGTTCTATTGACCGCAACAGCGATCGATTCCTAAGCTATCTAAGAGCAGGTCGCTAACAGCATTTGCCACGGCAAATTCACTGTAAAAGCTTTTAGAAAAATCAAATGCTTGCATTTCGGTAACGATGGCAATGACGAGCGACCCTAGGTCATTTTCGCCTTCCATCCGCTGCCGCACAAAAACTTGAGTGGCTCGTTCAGCAATCTGCTGATTGATGGCTTCAGGGATAAATTCGTGGTCAAGCCACTGACACAAAACATTTTTTAGCCATTCTCCTTCCTGCTGAGGGTTTTCGGCAGGAGGTAAGGTGATGGGGGGAATTGGTTCAGCCATTGGCCTAGCAAAGTGACAACTGTTTGAAGGCAGTCTGGGGTGAAGCTAGCTCAGCTCGACTAGGATGCTTCTAGGAAAACAGACAGTTTCTCTAACCACTATACCGCTACCCCAACACTGGATTAGAGCCTCTGAACAAACTGCAACAACCATTC
This region of Trichocoleus desertorum NBK24 genomic DNA includes:
- the rpsN gene encoding 30S ribosomal protein S14, which gives rise to MAKKSMIEREKRRQKLVDKYAQKREELQEQFSQATTQQAKLEIHRKIQQLPRNSAPTRLRNRCWVTGRPRGYYGDFGLSRHVFREMAHEGLLPGVVKSSW